One Mangifera indica cultivar Alphonso chromosome 4, CATAS_Mindica_2.1, whole genome shotgun sequence genomic region harbors:
- the LOC123215148 gene encoding 60S acidic ribosomal protein P1-like, protein MSVSDLACSYACLILHDDGIPITAEKIVQLVKAANVEIESYWPGLFASLAAKRNIEDIIVNMGSVGGGACAAAAVSAPAAGAGAAANAPPAQEKKKEEPQEESDEDMGFSLFD, encoded by the exons ATGTCGGTTTCAGATCTTGCTTGCAGTTATGCTTGCTTGATCCTCCATGATGATGGCATCCCCATCACT gcagAGAAGATTGTGCAATTGGTGAAAGCAGCCAACGTTGAGATCGAATCATATTGGCCTGGCTTGTTTGCCTCACTAGCCGCGAAGCGAAACATTGAGGATATTATTGTGAATATGGGGTCTGTTGGTGGCGGTGCTTGTGCTGCCGCTGCTGTTTCCGCCCCGGCGGCAGGTGCTGGTGCTGCAGCCAATGCCCCTCCAGCGCAGGAGAAGAAGAAG GAAGAGCCCCAGGAAGAGAGTGATGAAGATATGGGATTTAGCCTATTTGATTAG